A stretch of Natator depressus isolate rNatDep1 chromosome 2, rNatDep2.hap1, whole genome shotgun sequence DNA encodes these proteins:
- the CCR9 gene encoding LOW QUALITY PROTEIN: C-C chemokine receptor type 9 (The sequence of the model RefSeq protein was modified relative to this genomic sequence to represent the inferred CDS: inserted 2 bases in 1 codon; substituted 2 bases at 2 genomic stop codons), whose translation MAFTSMTTQNYSANLDYYTSSSSVLLPYDNPFNHTDIICEKGHAWQFAQTFLPAFFWIVFSIGTMGNALVILVYWKYRYRKSITDRYLLHLAIADLLLLLTLPFWAKAASDGWIFKNFTCKIVNSMYKINFYSCMLFLTCISFDRYITIVQAMKAKNSKRKSLLRSKLVCFGIWLTAIGLCIPEIVYSESKQVSGTTVCKMVYPTTVTRTIKVTILALKITIGFLLPLFVMVTCYASIIRTLLQAKRSQKHKSLKIIIMIIIAFLLSQLPYNSILLVKTIDTYTMVIYDCKTSDNIDLGFQITQSIAFLHSCLNPFLYVFAGERFRKALFKILEDTFHCTSKSREQSSFIYDSQDGSSNRSSALLGQXXIRVSLTLSFHPNFSLTSNXAPFEINGSLARGMQCYISDSSSILREKARSLSTE comes from the exons ATGGCATTTACGAGCATG ACCACCCAGAACTACTCAGCAAACCTGGATTATTATACGAGTTCTAGTTCTGTTTTGCTGCCATATGACAACCCGTTTAACCACACAGACATCATTTGTGAAAAAGGTCACGCCTGGCAGTTTGCTCAAACTTTCCTGCCAGCATTTTTCTGGATTGTCTTCTCCATTGGCACCATGGGTAATGCCTTAGTCATCCTCGTCTACTGGAAATACAGATACAGAAAGAGCATCACTGACAGATACCTGCTGCACCTCGCCATTGCTGATCTGCTCCTTCTTCTCACTCTCCCTTTCTGGGCAAAAGCTGCTTCAGATGGCTGGATCTTTAAGAATTTCACGTGTAAAATTGTCAATAGCATGTACAAGATCAACTTCTACAGCTGTATGTTGTTTCTGACATGCATTAGTTTTGACAGGTACATTACAATTGTCCAGGCCATGAAAGCTAAGAACTCTAAGCGAAAAAGCCTTCTGCGCAGTAAACTAGTTTGCTTTGGTATTTGGCTGACTGCAATAGGCTTATGCATCCCAGAAATAGTATACAGTGAATCTAAGCAAGTTAGTGGTACAACTGTTTGCAAGATGGTATACCCTACCACAGTTACCCGAACCATCAAAGTTACTATCCTAGCTTTGAAAATCACAATAGGATTCCTCCTTCCTCTCTTTGTCATGGTTACTTGTTATGCTTCTATAATTCGTACCCTCCTTCAAGCGAAAAGATCTCAAAAGCACAAATCATTAAAGATCATCATCATGATTATCATAGCTTTCCTCCTCTCCCAGTTGCCCTACAACAGCATTTTGCTGGTCAAAACCATTGACACCTACACCATGGTCATATATGACTGCAAAACCTCTGACAACATTGACCTTGGATTCCAGATAACTCAGAGCATCGCCTTCCTTCACAGCTGCCTGAACCCCTTCCTCTATGTGTTTGCTGGGGAGAGATTCCGTAAAGCCCTCTTTAAAATTCTGGAGGATACATTTCACTGCACTAGTAAGAGCCGAGAACAGAGCTCTTTCATATATGATAGCCAAGATGGGAGCTCAAATAGGTCCTCTGCATTGCTGGGACAATGATAAATCAGGGTCTCTCTCACTTTGAGCTTTCACCCAAATTTCTCACTCACATCCAA TGCTCcttttgaaattaatgggagtctgGCCAGAGGAATGCAGTGCTATATAAGTGATTCTTCTTCCATTCTGAGAGAAAAAGCAAGATCCCTCTCAACAGAGTGA